From Apium graveolens cultivar Ventura chromosome 9, ASM990537v1, whole genome shotgun sequence, the proteins below share one genomic window:
- the LOC141683666 gene encoding hydroxyproline O-galactosyltransferase GALT2, protein MKRSKSEHFGVKRLKLSYFLFSIAALYLLFICYKFLEFFESGGVLSGDDGYDKLGSSGFVDAKNGDILSKPMLRSVSEDTIHRRLDNENEVVPVILPGKILKDKTNGLPPMKPFKNQYGRIASDILRQLNRTNDLSVLERMADEAWTLGLRAWEEVKNYTGKEADQNSILEVKQESCPSWVSSSSKELSKGDQVMFLPCGLAAGSSITVVGTPKYAHHEYVSNQAKMRAASSLILVSQFMVELQGLKSVVGEDPPKILHLNPRLRGDWSHLPVIEHNTCYRMQWGAGQRCDGLPSKGDDDMRVDGYLRCEKWSRNDNRDKESRTTSWFQRFIGRAKKPEVTWPFPFAEGKMFVLTLRAGLDGFHLISGGRHVTSFPYRTGFTLEDATGLAIKGDVDVHSVFATSLPTSHPSFSPQRVLEMSPKWKSQPLPNGPIPLFIGVLSATNHFAERMAVRKSWMQASAVKSSIVVVRFFVALNSRKEVNAVLKQEAAYFGDIVILPFLDRYELVVLKTIAICEYGVQNASAAQIMKSDDDTFVRVDTVLKELDKVAQKKSLYMGNLNLLHRPLRSGKWAVSYEEYPQEVYPPYANGPGYIISKDIAEYIVSQHVKQNLKLFKMEDVSMGMWVEQFNSSRPVEYSHSWKFCQYGCVENYFTAHYQSPRQMICLWDKLVRGQARCCNF, encoded by the exons ATGAAGAGGTCGAAAAGTGAACATTTTGGAGTGAAGAGGTTGAAATTATCATATTTTCTGTTTAGTATAGCTGCATTGTATTTGCTTTTTATATGCTACAAGTTTCTGGAATTTTTCGAGAGTGGTGGGGTGTTAAGTGGTGATGATGGCTATGATAAATTGGGTAGCTCGGGGTTTGTAGATGCAAAGAATGGTGATATATTGAGTAAGCCAATGTTAAGGTCTGTTTCTGAGGATACGATCCATCGTAGATTAGATAATGAAAATGAGGTTGTGCCGGTTATTTTACCTGGAAAAATATTGAAAGACAAGACAAATGGATTGCCACCAATGAAGCCTTTTAAGAATCAATATGGTCGAATAGCTAGTGACATCTTGAGGCAGTTGAATAGGACGAACGATTTGTCTGTGTTAGAGAGGATGGCAGACGAGGCGTGGACTTTAGGTTTAAGGGCATGGGAAGAAGTAAAAAATTATACCGGAAAGGAGGCTGACCAGAATTCAATTCTTGAGGTGAAGCAAGAGTCATGTCCCTCATGGGTATCAAGTAGTAGTAAAGAATTATCTAAGGGCGACCAAGTTATGTTCCTTCCTTGTGGGCTTGCTgcaggctcttccattacagtTGTGGGGACACCTAAATATGCTCACCATGAGTATGTATCCAACCAAGCCAAAATGAGAGCTGCTAGTTCCTTAATCCTGGTTTCTCAATTTATGGTTGAATTGCAAGGGTTAAAATCTGTGGTTGGTGAGGATCCACCGAAGATTCTTCATCTGAACCCTCGCTTGAGAGGGGATTGGAGTCATCTACCAGTGATTGAGCATAATACATGTTATAGAATGCAATGGGGAGCAGGTCAACGATGTGATGGTTTGCCATCCAAAGGCGATGATGACATGCGTG TTGATGGATATCTGAGATGTGAAAAATGGAGCAGGAATGATAATAGAGATAAAGAGTCCCGGACGACTTCTTGGTTCCAGAGATTCATAGGGCGCGCCAAGAAACCAGAAGTAACCTGGCCTTTCCCTTTTGCCGAGGGAAAAATGTTTGTTTTGACTTTGCGTGCTGGTCTTGATGGATTTCATCTCATTTCTGGGGGGCGCCATGTTACTTCCTTTCCTTATCGGACG GGATTTACGCTTGAAGATGCAACAGGATTGGCAATTAAAGGTGATGTGGATGTTCATTCAGTTTTTGCCACCTCTCTCCCAACCTCGCATCCAAGTTTTTCACCTCAAAGAGTTCTTGAAATGTCTCCAAAGTGGAAGTCTCAACCTTTACCCAATGGTCCTATTCCGCTTTTTATTGGGGTTCTCTCTGCTACTAATCACTTTGCAGAACGCATGGCTGTTAGGAAAAGTTGGATGCAAGCCTCAGCTGTCAAATCCTCAATTGTAGTAGTTCGTTTCTTTGTTGCATTG AACTCAAGGAAAGAGGTGAATGCAGTTCTGAAGCAAGAAGCTGCTTACTTTGGTGATATAGTGATCCTGCCATTCTTGGATCGCTATGAGCTAGTGGTTCTTAAAACTATTGCTATATGTGAATATGGG GTTCAAAATGCCTCAGCTGCTCAAATCATGAAGAGCGATGATGATACTTTTGTAAGGGTGGATACTGTTCTAAAAGAACTTGATAAAGTCGCTCAGAAAAAATCACTTTATATGGGTAATCTTAACCTCTTACATCGACCTCTTCGAAGTGGAAAATGGGCTGTCAGTTATGAG GAGTATCCACAAGAAGTTTATCCTCCGTATGCTAATGGACCTGGATATATAATCTCGAAGGACATTGCGGAATATATTGTCTCTCAACATGTCAAACAAAACCTAAAG CTATTTAAGATGGAGGATGTGAGCATGGGAATGTGGGTTGAACAGTTTAACAGCTCGAGACCTGTTGAATACTCCCATAGTTGGAAGTTTTGTCAATATGGTTGCGTGGAAAATTATTTTACTGCTCATTATCAATCTCCGAGGCAAATGATATGTCTATGGGACAAATTGGTAAGAGGTCAGGCTCGATGCTGCAACTTCTAG